In a genomic window of Alkalihalobacillus sp. TS-13:
- a CDS encoding alkaline phosphatase: MNRNEKHGHLLHDPETLLHRSMNRKDFLNKVSKIAVVGLGMTLTQPLNNLRVEAAPQFTSYPFTLGVASGDPLADSVVLWTRLAPEPLNGGGMPNYNVPVQWELAEDGNFRKIVQQGTELATPELGHSVHVEVGGMEPNKPYFYRFKAGNEISPVGKTKSLPAPGQQLSKLTFAFASCQQFEHGYYTAFRHMSEEKLDLIFHLGDYIYEYGPNEYISKTGNVRTHHGPEIITLEDYRNRLAQYKSDKDLRAAHAACPWIVTWDDHEVENNYADEIPEKGQSVEEFIQRRANAYQAYYEHMPLRKSSIPQGPDMNLYRRFTYGDLVEFNVLDTRQYRDDQANDDGIKPPNEASTDPNRTLIGEDQERWLLEGLGRSQARWNVLAQQIFFNQLNFNTKDAPKYNMDAWDGYAANRDRILDFISENKIGNFVVLTGDVHANWAGDIKKDYHDPNSETLGSEFVGTSITSGGDGAEKRKDTAQFLAENPHIKFFNDYRGYVRCTITPEKWTADYRVVPYVSQPGAPITTRATFEIKHDEPGLKLKVDKPLSNTKIQSTEVENDRIEAQEKAHDKQMQKLGRMKVGSSK, encoded by the coding sequence ATGAACCGAAATGAGAAGCACGGCCATTTGCTCCATGATCCTGAAACGTTATTGCACCGCTCGATGAACCGTAAAGACTTTTTGAACAAGGTGAGCAAAATTGCTGTGGTCGGTCTGGGGATGACGCTGACACAACCATTGAACAATCTAAGAGTTGAAGCAGCTCCGCAGTTTACGAGCTATCCTTTTACACTCGGCGTCGCTTCTGGTGACCCGCTAGCCGATAGTGTCGTATTATGGACAAGGCTTGCTCCTGAACCATTGAATGGCGGTGGTATGCCGAATTACAATGTGCCTGTCCAATGGGAGCTGGCTGAAGACGGAAATTTCCGAAAAATCGTCCAGCAGGGAACTGAGCTGGCAACTCCTGAACTAGGGCACTCAGTGCATGTTGAAGTTGGTGGTATGGAACCGAACAAACCATACTTTTATCGTTTCAAAGCAGGGAACGAAATCAGTCCAGTCGGAAAGACGAAAAGCCTGCCAGCTCCAGGCCAACAGTTATCAAAGCTGACGTTCGCCTTTGCTTCCTGTCAACAGTTCGAGCACGGCTATTACACCGCATTCCGACATATGTCAGAAGAGAAGCTGGATCTTATCTTCCATCTCGGTGACTATATTTATGAGTACGGCCCAAACGAATATATCTCGAAGACTGGTAATGTGCGGACTCATCATGGACCGGAAATCATTACCCTGGAAGATTACCGTAACAGACTCGCTCAATATAAAAGTGACAAAGACTTGAGAGCTGCACACGCAGCATGTCCTTGGATCGTAACGTGGGACGACCATGAAGTTGAAAACAACTATGCCGATGAGATTCCTGAAAAAGGTCAATCTGTCGAAGAGTTCATCCAGCGCCGTGCGAATGCTTATCAGGCTTATTACGAGCATATGCCGTTGCGGAAATCATCCATCCCGCAAGGTCCGGACATGAACCTGTACCGCCGCTTCACATACGGTGATCTCGTGGAATTCAATGTCCTCGATACCCGTCAATATCGCGATGATCAAGCGAATGATGATGGCATCAAACCGCCGAATGAAGCATCTACGGATCCGAATCGGACATTGATCGGTGAGGATCAGGAACGTTGGCTTTTAGAAGGACTAGGCCGCTCGCAAGCTCGATGGAATGTGCTCGCCCAGCAGATTTTCTTCAACCAATTGAACTTCAATACGAAAGATGCTCCGAAATACAATATGGATGCTTGGGATGGATATGCCGCGAACCGTGATCGTATCCTTGATTTTATCAGTGAAAATAAAATTGGAAACTTCGTTGTTTTGACAGGGGATGTCCATGCGAATTGGGCTGGTGACATCAAGAAGGACTATCATGATCCGAATTCAGAAACACTCGGCTCTGAGTTTGTCGGAACATCGATCACCTCTGGAGGAGACGGTGCAGAGAAGCGTAAGGATACAGCTCAGTTTTTAGCTGAAAATCCTCACATCAAATTTTTCAATGATTATCGGGGGTATGTACGATGCACGATTACCCCGGAAAAGTGGACAGCTGATTACCGTGTGGTGCCTTATGTGAGCCAACCCGGTGCCCCGATCACCACAAGGGCGACATTCGAAATCAAGCATGATGAACCTGGTCTGAAGCTGAAAGTTGATAAGCCATTATCCAATACAAAAATTCAATCCACTGAAGTTGAAAATGACCGGATCGAAGCACAAGAAAAAGCACACGATAAACAAATGCAAAAACTGGGCCGGATGAAAGTCGGAAGCTCTAAGTAA
- a CDS encoding S8 family peptidase — MLKRLGTFVASLSLVIGMAVPASAAGSSEKEPTFKPITEQSAPQEVIVHFEESITSSITDEVLAEVNGELTEKTEEFLVVKVEGNVSEAVESFEALDAVSYAEPNVTLHVNYMPNDPAYHSLQYAPQKVGAEAAWDVTLSDPSVKIAVVDTGVDYNHPDLDGKVLEGYDFVDDDNDAIDENEHGTHVAGIAAANTDNGEGIAGLAPEASILPVRVLDADGSGSLDDVAQGIRYAADQGAQVINLSLGGAVGTQTLEDAVNYAWEQGSVVVAAAGNSSTPLPSYPAFYENAIAVAATDQNDTIAYFSNYGTWVDIAAPGVDIYSTIPNGGYASYSGTSMASPVVAGVAGLLAAQGKSAEQIRTALEETADDVRGTGTLFQNGRLNAAKAVQH, encoded by the coding sequence ATGTTAAAACGTCTTGGGACATTCGTTGCATCCTTATCTCTAGTCATTGGGATGGCAGTACCAGCATCCGCAGCAGGTTCAAGCGAAAAAGAACCGACCTTCAAGCCGATTACGGAGCAGTCGGCACCGCAGGAAGTAATCGTCCATTTTGAAGAGTCGATCACATCATCAATTACAGACGAAGTCTTAGCCGAGGTAAATGGAGAACTCACTGAGAAGACCGAAGAATTTTTAGTGGTAAAAGTGGAAGGGAATGTGTCAGAAGCGGTCGAATCATTCGAGGCTCTTGATGCCGTTTCGTATGCTGAACCGAACGTGACGCTCCACGTAAATTACATGCCGAATGATCCTGCGTATCATTCCTTACAGTATGCACCGCAAAAAGTTGGAGCAGAAGCAGCATGGGATGTAACGCTTAGTGATCCATCCGTTAAAATCGCTGTTGTCGATACTGGCGTCGATTATAATCACCCGGATTTAGACGGGAAAGTCTTGGAAGGCTATGATTTTGTCGATGATGATAATGACGCGATCGATGAAAATGAACATGGCACACACGTCGCTGGAATTGCAGCAGCCAATACTGATAATGGCGAAGGAATCGCAGGTTTGGCACCTGAAGCATCCATTCTTCCTGTCCGTGTACTAGATGCAGATGGGAGCGGTTCTCTTGATGATGTCGCTCAAGGAATCCGTTATGCGGCAGATCAAGGTGCCCAGGTAATCAACTTGAGCCTTGGTGGAGCAGTCGGCACTCAAACCTTAGAAGATGCAGTTAACTACGCGTGGGAGCAAGGCTCTGTTGTCGTAGCAGCCGCAGGGAACTCAAGCACACCATTGCCAAGCTATCCGGCGTTTTATGAAAATGCGATCGCGGTAGCAGCAACGGATCAGAATGATACGATTGCCTATTTCTCCAACTACGGAACCTGGGTTGATATCGCAGCACCTGGCGTTGACATCTACTCGACGATTCCGAATGGCGGATATGCAAGTTACTCTGGAACATCGATGGCATCACCGGTTGTGGCAGGTGTTGCTGGATTGCTTGCCGCTCAAGGTAAAAGTGCTGAACAAATCCGTACAGCCCTGGAAGAAACAGCAGATGACGTAAGAGGCACAGGAACCCTCTTCCAAAATGGACGTTTGAACGCAGCAAAAGCAGTACAACACTAA
- a CDS encoding FbpB family small basic protein: MRKRKTSFKQLVIENRNNLINNPQEMEKIEKKLEKKQLNKSS; the protein is encoded by the coding sequence ATGCGTAAACGTAAAACCTCATTTAAACAATTAGTCATAGAAAATAGAAACAACTTGATCAATAATCCACAAGAGATGGAAAAGATCGAGAAAAAGCTTGAGAAAAAGCAATTGAATAAATCATCCTAA
- a CDS encoding DMT family transporter — translation MSKPATYILLLLLMMIWGFNVIAIKLVVNYFDPITITAFRILTAGIVVLIVLTAKNEFRKMTRQQFVYVTIGALTGITGHHYFLSMGLTMTTASNTGLIIALVPLMTSLLAIVFLGDRLTLLRLIGIFLGLIGVSFIVLNGSGELSSISRGDFYIFLCVIAQAVSFITIKKATETMGARLITFWMQIIGSAFLFLISLKMEPQGMESLTTGKPWIWAVFAASAILATGLGHMFYNRAIHDLGAGETAIFINLTPFFSLTGSYLFLNETIAAAQLFGFIFIVSGVVLGTGALENRRHYKVQRIQKKESDFS, via the coding sequence TTGTCCAAACCGGCAACGTATATTTTATTACTCTTGTTGATGATGATCTGGGGATTCAATGTCATAGCTATCAAGTTGGTCGTAAATTACTTCGATCCGATCACAATCACCGCTTTCCGCATTTTGACTGCTGGGATTGTCGTCCTAATCGTACTGACGGCCAAAAATGAATTCCGTAAAATGACACGACAGCAGTTTGTCTATGTCACAATCGGTGCCTTGACAGGGATCACAGGTCATCACTACTTCCTCTCGATGGGATTGACGATGACCACAGCTTCGAATACAGGGCTGATTATCGCCCTGGTCCCGTTAATGACCTCTCTCCTGGCGATCGTGTTCCTCGGAGATCGGTTGACACTTTTACGATTGATCGGCATATTCCTCGGACTCATCGGGGTTTCTTTTATCGTATTGAATGGCTCAGGAGAGCTTTCGAGCATATCCCGCGGGGACTTCTATATTTTCCTTTGTGTGATTGCCCAGGCTGTCAGCTTCATTACTATTAAAAAAGCGACGGAAACGATGGGTGCGAGACTAATCACATTCTGGATGCAAATCATCGGATCAGCCTTCTTGTTCCTTATCAGCCTGAAAATGGAACCACAAGGAATGGAAAGCCTTACGACCGGAAAACCATGGATATGGGCTGTGTTCGCTGCTTCTGCCATCCTTGCGACAGGTCTCGGTCACATGTTCTACAACCGGGCGATCCACGATCTTGGAGCAGGAGAAACAGCGATTTTCATCAATCTTACACCATTCTTCTCGTTGACCGGGTCTTATCTATTTTTGAACGAAACCATCGCCGCGGCCCAGTTATTCGGATTCATTTTCATCGTTTCCGGAGTTGTATTGGGAACCGGAGCATTGGAAAACAGAAGACATTATAAAGTGCAGCGGATCCAGAAAAAAGAGAGCGATTTTTCATGA
- a CDS encoding heterocycloanthracin/sonorensin family bacteriocin, translated as MNEFRQDLQGLDIGDFNANEFVPSSHHEDYEEEARLCVFIGPCFGPCGRCFGPCGGRCFGPCGGRCFGPCGGRCFGPCGGHCGGPCGGGRCGGRCGGPCGGGPGPCGGG; from the coding sequence ATGAATGAGTTCCGACAAGATCTTCAGGGACTAGACATTGGCGACTTCAACGCAAATGAATTCGTCCCGAGCAGCCATCATGAAGATTATGAAGAAGAAGCAAGATTATGTGTTTTCATAGGTCCATGTTTTGGTCCATGCGGGCGTTGCTTCGGCCCATGTGGCGGACGTTGCTTCGGCCCATGTGGCGGACGTTGCTTCGGTCCATGTGGCGGACGTTGCTTCGGCCCATGTGGTGGTCATTGCGGAGGTCCATGTGGCGGCGGCAGATGTGGTGGCCGATGCGGAGGTCCATGTGGCGGCGGCCCTGGCCCGTGCGGAGGCGG
- a CDS encoding LD-carboxypeptidase, with the protein MVMKPPMLRKGDTIGVVTLGSPLEKEVIDTHINTLKSMGFNVIVGEHVYAYDGFLAGSPKDRAANLMSMFRNPQVKLILPTRGGVGVGGILPYLDYNVIKQNPKILTGYSDITILLNVLYQVSDLLTFHSLMLEDFAPDTPPYNINQFYEMTSTFLPVRQIKNPPEMPLTMKVPGIVSGRIVGGNLTSFVGSLGTPVEIDTKGKILVLEDTHEPINTMYRYLEHLRLAGKFNDCAGIIMGECTECPEAYGKTYEDLINDFLVPLGKPLMTNLATGHGTYKAAIPIGALALMDTINRTLTVTEPTVSPRIT; encoded by the coding sequence ATGGTGATGAAACCGCCGATGCTGCGGAAGGGGGACACGATCGGAGTCGTTACACTGGGGAGCCCGTTAGAGAAAGAAGTAATCGACACACATATCAACACGCTCAAAAGTATGGGGTTCAATGTGATCGTCGGCGAACATGTTTATGCTTACGACGGCTTTCTTGCGGGATCTCCAAAGGATCGCGCCGCCAATTTGATGAGCATGTTCCGGAATCCGCAGGTCAAATTGATTTTACCTACTCGAGGAGGTGTTGGTGTAGGAGGGATTCTCCCATACCTTGACTACAATGTCATCAAACAAAACCCAAAAATTTTAACCGGTTATAGCGACATTACGATCTTATTGAATGTCCTTTATCAAGTCAGCGATTTACTCACATTCCACAGCCTTATGCTCGAGGATTTTGCCCCGGATACACCACCTTACAATATCAATCAATTTTATGAGATGACCTCGACTTTTTTACCAGTGCGGCAAATCAAGAATCCTCCTGAGATGCCATTGACCATGAAAGTACCGGGCATCGTTTCAGGACGGATTGTTGGAGGGAATCTGACTTCATTCGTTGGCTCACTAGGAACTCCGGTTGAGATCGACACAAAAGGGAAAATCCTGGTCCTTGAAGACACTCATGAACCGATCAATACGATGTACCGGTACCTTGAACATTTGAGGCTTGCTGGTAAATTCAACGATTGTGCCGGAATTATTATGGGCGAATGCACCGAATGTCCAGAAGCCTACGGTAAGACGTATGAAGATCTGATCAATGATTTTCTTGTCCCGCTTGGGAAACCGCTGATGACGAATTTAGCCACCGGTCACGGCACGTATAAAGCTGCCATACCGATCGGGGCACTGGCACTAATGGATACAATCAACCGCACATTGACTGTGACAGAACCAACCGTTTCACCGAGAATCACTTGA